In a single window of the Acidobacteriota bacterium genome:
- a CDS encoding PilN domain-containing protein — MIKINLLNSVTDRQNGTVAAVDRKISSGSSRLALMAIVTTVLLAAVIGWDVISSHMAKTEAERQLDEQKQIAAELEEVMNEQKELEAKIANIDARIEAIKKLRASQAGPSAVLDALRERISMVPGLFLESVEQAGDEIVIRGNSPDESQVTQFGRSLEFSNGLFANLNIETVRAEIVDQNAAQRTSADGEQKKIPLVNFTIKCRYAPSKGPNASGNPPTTASAVNPAGQPAAVPQVAKN, encoded by the coding sequence ATGATAAAGATCAATCTACTTAATTCAGTCACCGACAGGCAAAACGGCACCGTAGCAGCGGTTGACCGCAAGATCTCAAGCGGCTCGTCCAGATTGGCATTGATGGCCATCGTAACGACGGTTCTTTTGGCCGCGGTCATCGGCTGGGACGTAATAAGCAGCCACATGGCGAAGACCGAGGCAGAACGTCAGCTCGACGAGCAGAAGCAGATCGCTGCTGAGTTGGAAGAGGTGATGAACGAGCAAAAGGAACTCGAAGCCAAGATCGCAAACATCGATGCCCGCATCGAAGCCATCAAGAAGCTGAGAGCATCCCAGGCCGGGCCGAGCGCAGTTCTCGATGCTCTGCGGGAACGGATCTCTATGGTTCCCGGGCTCTTTCTTGAGAGTGTCGAGCAAGCCGGCGACGAGATCGTCATCCGCGGAAACTCACCGGATGAGAGCCAGGTGACGCAATTTGGCCGAAGCCTCGAGTTCTCGAACGGGCTGTTCGCTAACCTCAACATCGAGACCGTAAGGGCTGAGATCGTGGATCAGAACGCCGCACAGCGCACGAGTGCTGACGGCGAGCAGAAGAAGATCCCGTTGGTGAACTTCACCATCAAGTGCCGGTATGCGCCGTCGAAAGGACCCAATGCATCAGGCAATCCCCCGACGACGGCTTCAGCAGTGAATCCTGCCGGTCAACCGGCAGCGGTCCCACAGGTTGCAAAGAACTGA
- the pilM gene encoding type IV pilus assembly protein PilM gives MFGKKKSIAGLDIGSSSIKMVELDGKLNNLNLVSLGFENLPSDTIIDGQIMELNVVSDVISNVCANHQIKANNVVTGVSGHSVILKNIVLPPMSKDELEESIDWHAEEHIPYDLADVSLDYQVVSETPESTQVLIAACKKDRIDNIKQAIQLAGKSPVVIDVDTFALQNCYEVNYNPSENDVVTLLNIGASTMNVNIVKGTQSLFTRDITVGGSQFTDVLQRSLGLNFQQAEAVKRGVLDAVEGIEEKSIEPLMNNVTEIVAMEIQKTFDFYRATTEDNETVVQKILISGGGSKLVGLAEELSLRLELPVEILDPFRNIKVDNKKFDPDYLREIVPEMAVAVGLAVRGV, from the coding sequence ATGTTTGGTAAAAAGAAAAGCATCGCCGGACTAGATATCGGCTCAAGCTCGATAAAGATGGTCGAGCTCGACGGCAAACTCAACAACCTTAATCTGGTAAGTCTCGGCTTCGAGAATTTGCCCAGCGATACTATCATCGACGGCCAGATCATGGAGCTTAACGTAGTGTCAGACGTCATCTCGAATGTCTGCGCTAATCACCAGATCAAGGCTAATAATGTCGTTACCGGTGTAAGCGGCCATTCGGTCATTTTGAAGAACATCGTCCTGCCGCCCATGAGCAAGGACGAACTTGAAGAGTCGATCGACTGGCACGCGGAAGAACATATCCCTTACGATCTGGCGGATGTCAGTCTGGACTATCAGGTCGTTTCAGAAACGCCTGAGTCAACACAAGTTCTGATAGCGGCATGCAAAAAGGACCGCATCGACAATATCAAACAGGCAATTCAGCTTGCCGGCAAGTCTCCGGTCGTGATCGACGTCGACACCTTCGCCCTGCAGAATTGCTACGAGGTCAACTATAACCCTTCGGAAAACGACGTCGTCACGCTCCTCAATATCGGAGCGTCCACGATGAACGTGAATATCGTCAAGGGAACCCAATCATTGTTCACGCGCGACATAACCGTCGGCGGAAGCCAATTTACAGATGTTCTCCAACGCAGCCTCGGACTCAACTTTCAACAGGCCGAAGCGGTAAAACGCGGAGTGCTCGATGCGGTTGAAGGAATTGAAGAAAAGTCGATCGAGCCGTTGATGAACAACGTTACCGAGATCGTCGCAATGGAGATACAGAAGACCTTTGATTTCTATCGGGCCACGACCGAGGACAATGAAACAGTCGTTCAGAAGATCCTGATCTCCGGCGGCGGTTCCAAGCTCGTAGGCCTCGCAGAAGAACTCTCGCTCAGGCTGGAACTTCCTGTCGAGATCCTCGATCCGTTCCGAAACATAAAGGTTGACAATAAGAAATTCGACCCTGACTACCTCAGAGAGATCGTGCCCGAAATGGCCGTCGCGGTAGGACTGGCAGTAAGGGGAGTGTAA